Genomic DNA from Amycolatopsis alba DSM 44262:
ACCTCGATCACCACGCTGCGCGAACGCACCACGGCGACACTGGAACGCCTGATGACCCTGCCGATCGGCAGGCTGGACCTGCTCTTCGGCTACGCGATCGCGTTCGGCTCGATCGCGATCGTGCAGGTCGGCGTCGCGGCCGGGATCTCACTGGCCTGGCTGGGCCTCGACATCGCGGGCTCGATCGGGATGCTGCTGCTCATCGCCGTCCTCGACGCGCTGCTCGGGATGGCGCTCGGCCTGTTCGTGAGCGCGTTCGCGCGGACGGAGTTCCAGGCGGTGCAGTTCATGCCGCTGTTCGTGCTGCCGCAGATCCTGCTGTGCGGACTGTTCGTGCCACGCGGGGAGATGGGCTGGCTGCTGAACCGGCTCTCCGACGTGATGCCGCTTTCGTACGCCGTCGAGGCGCTCACCCGCGTCACCACTTCGGGCACCGTGGACGCGACGCTGATCCGGAACCTGCTCGTCGTCGGGGCCTGCGCGCTGGCCGCGCTGGTTCTCGGCGCGGCGACGTTGCGGCGCCGAACGCCCTAGCCGCTGAAGACCTAGACTCCCCGCATGGGATCGGAGTTCGAGCGGATCGCCGCCGAGAAGTACGTCGTGCTGACCACCTTCCGCAAGGACGGCACCCCGGTGCCGACCCCGGTCTGGGCGGCGGGCGACGGTGGTGAACTGGTGCTCTGGTCCGAACGCAAGGCCGGCAAGGTCAAGCGCATCCGCAACAGCGGCCGGGTCGAGGTCCAGGGCTGCGACCTCCGCGGCAAGAAGACCCACGGCGACGTCGTCGCGGGCGAGGCGCGGCTGCTGGACCTCGACGGGACCGAACGCGTGCGCAAGGTGATCGCGCGGAAGTACGGGATCACCGGACGGGTGACGATGTTCTTCAGCAAGCTGCGGGGCCCGCAGGACCGGACCGTGGGGATCGCGATCAAACTGGCGGAATAGATGCAGGTGGTCGTGAGTGGCGATTCGGGTCAGGGCCATCCGTGTCTCAGGTACCTACTGGCGGGCGGTTTCGTGTGACTGGACGGACGGCACACGTGACCGGCTGGACGACACCTGTGGAGTTGCCCCCTGGGAGCGGACACCCTGATTCCAGACGTTGGTCTGGAGGGAGGATGTCCTGGTGTCTCGCAGGTCGAAGTATCCGGAGCAGTTCCGTCGTGACGCGATCGAGCTGGTCAACACGAGTGACAGGCCGTTGCGTCAGATCGCTCGTGAGCTGGGGGTCAATCACGAGACCCTGCGGTCGTGGGTGAATGCCGCCAAGCAAGCCGCTGAAGCCGGGCCGGCGGAGGATCCCGCAGTCACCGACGAGGTCCAACGACTGCGGAAACAGGTCGCTGAACTGCAGAAAGAGAAGGAGATCCTGCGCAAAGCAGCCGCCTATTTTGCCAAAGAGATGGATCGATGATCTACCGCTACCGGTTCATCTCCGAGCATCGCGCCGAGTTCGGCGTGAAGCGGCTGTGCCAGGTTTTGGGTCTGCGCCGGCAGGGCTTCCACGAATGGGCCGCCGCCGAAGCCGTCCGGGAGGCCGCCGCGGAACAGGAGCGGGAACTGATAGCGGTGATCGCCTCGATCCACGCGCAGCACCGAGGCGCCTATGGGCAGCCCCGCATCACCGCGGAACTGCGCCGCCGCGGACACGTGGTGAACCACAAGCGAGTCGAGCGGTTGATGCGGGAGCAGGGCCTGACCGGGATCACCCGCCGCAAACGCCGGAGCCTGACCAGACCCGCCGCCGCTGCGGTGACGGCGGTGGCGGATGTGATCCGCCGCGATTTCACCGCGCGGGAGCCGGGGCAGAGGTTTGTCGGGGACATCACCTACCTGCCCACGTTCCAGGGCTGGCTTTACCTGGCCACGGTGATCGATCTGCACAACCGTGAGGTCGTCGGGCACGCGATGGGCGATCACCTGCGCGCCGATCTGGTCTGTGACGCGATCACCCTCGCCGGCGCACGCGGCCTGATCGGCCCCGGCGCGGTGTTCCACTCCGACCGCGGCGTCCAGTACACCTCCGGCCAATTCCGGGCCGCGCTCACCGAGCACCGGATCAGGCCGTCGATCGGACGGACCGGATCCTGCTACGACAACGCCGTCGCCGAAGCGTTCTTCGCCACCCTCAAAACCGAGATCGGCACCACCATCTGGCGCACCCGCGACCAGGCACGACACGACCTATACCGCTACCTCCACTACTACAACCACAACCGTCTACATTCGACACTCAACCACCGAACACCCCACGAAACCCGAACCAGCTACCATCAGCAACAAGCCGCGTGAAAACCCCGTGTCCGGCAACCGGGGGCAACTCCACCTGTGTCCAGATGGACGACTCACGGCGGGCACCCGGCCGCGATCGTGTCGTCCACGCAGTCACGCGTGTCGTCCGTCTGATCACACGAGCCGTCCGGCCGGTCACGCGGCGGTGAGACGTCGGTACAGCTGGTCGTGAGTGGCGTTTCGGGTCAGAGCCAAGGGTGTCTTAGGTGCCTACTGGATCGTGGCCGCGGTTGATCATGGGGTCCGTCGCGTGGCGTCCATCTGGACACGTGTGTCGTCTCTTCCGTCACGCGAGTTCGCGGCCGCGGGTGTCGTGAAAGCCACTTTCGCGACGCCTGATGTCCCGAAAGTGGCTTTCGCGGCGCTGCCCGGCCTCACTGGACGCGAGGTCAGCCGGGCGGGGCCGTGAACGAGCCAGAGATGCACGGGTGTCCTGAAGGCCCCCTTTGAGACGTTCAACGTCTCAAAGGGGGCCTTCAGGACACCGCGACAACCGCCCTCGCGACGGTCGTGAGTGGTAAGGACCGCCAGAACCCGAATCGCCACTCACGAGGCCCGCAGCGCTCGCAACTCAGCCGCCATCGCCGCCGAGTCGTGATCCGGCCCGCATCCCTCCACCAGGATCAGGTCACCGGGGATGTGGTCCGCCCTCAGGTGCAGGATCTCCCGGTAGGCGGGCGACGCGTACCACTCGCGGGCCACGGCCATGCTCGGGAACCCGATCATCACCAGCGCTCCCGGCCACTCCCCTTCGAGGACCTCGACTTCGGTCCCGTGCACGAGGAACTTGCCGCCGTAGGGGTCGAGCGTGGCCTGGATCCGCTCCAGGTACTCGAGCACCTCTTCGGTCGGCGCGGCGGTGGGGCGAAGGTGAGCGATGCCGTACGCGTTCATGGTGTCCTCCCAGGGTTTGTTGTCCTGGAAGGAATCCTGTCCGAACGAGCGCGTGGCGTCGATTACCTCGAAGGTAAGCTCAGAACTCCGCGACGGCGGCGAGCGCCTCGGGCAGCGTGAACGCGCCTGCGTAGAGCGCCTTGCCGACGATGGAGCCTTCGACACCGTCGCGCGCGAGCGCGGCCATCGCGCGGAGGTCGTCCACACTGGACACGCCACCGGAGGCGATGACCGGCGCGTCGGTGCGGGCGGCGACCTCGCGGAGCAGGTCGATGTTCGGGCCCTGGAGGGTGCCGTCCTTGCTCACGTCGGTGACGACGTAGCGCTGCGCGCCATCGCGGTCGAGCCGGTCGAGGACCTCCCAGAGGTCACCGCCGTCCTGCGTCCAGCCGCGGGCGGACAGCCGGTGCCCGGCCTCGGTGATCCGCACGTCCAGTCCGATGGCGACGCGGTCGCCGTAGGAGGAGACGACCTTCGCGGTCCACTCCGGGTCTTCCAGCGCGGCGGTGCCGAGGTTGACGCGGCGGGCACCGGTGGCCAGCGCGGCCTCCAGCGAGGCGTCGTCGCGGATGCCGCCGGACAGCTCCACCTGGACGTCCAGCTTCGCGACGACCTCGGCGAGCAGTTCGCGGTTGGAACCCTTGCCGAAGGCGGCGTCGAGGTCCACCAGATGGATCCACTCCGCCCCGTCACGCTGCCAGGCGAGCGCCGCCTCCAGCGGGCTGCCATAGGAGGTTTCGGTGCCGGCCTCGCCCTGGACGAGTCGCACGGCCTGGCCATCGGCCACATCAACGGCGGGAAGGAGCGTGAAAGTCACGCGCCCACTCTAAGCGAGGGTCTCGAGCCAGTTGCGCAGCAGGTGCGCCCCGGCGTCCCCGGACTTCTCCGGGTGGAACTGCGTCGCCCACAACGGCCCGTTCTCGACGGCGGCGACGAAGTCCTGGCCGTGGTTCGCCCAGGTCACCTTGGGCTGCTGCCCGGCGAGGCCGGAGTCCAGTTCCCAGGTCCGCGCGGCGTAGGAGTGCACGAAATAGAACCGCGTGTCCGCGTCGAGCCCGGCGAACAGCAGCGAGTCTTCGGGCGCGCGGACGGTGTTCCAGCCCATGTGGGGCAGGACGTCGGCCTCCAGCCTGTCGACCGTGCCGGGCCACTCACCGGCGCCCTCGGCTTCGACGCCGTGCTCGACACCGCGTTCGAACAGGATCTGCATGCCGACGCAGATGCCCAGCACGGGGCGGCCACCGGCGAGGCGTTTGCCGATGATCTTCTCCCCCGATACCGACCGCAGCCCTTCCATGCAGGCCGAGAAGGCTCCGACACCAGGGACGACCAGGCCGTCGGCCTCGAGCGCGGCATGAGGGTCCGCGGTGACCTCGACGTTTGCGCCGGCGCGCTCGACGGCGCGTTCGGCGGACCGGAGATTGCCGGACCCGTAGTCCAGGATCACCACGCGAGGAGTAGCCACGCGGCCCAGGTTAGCGGACCGAGTTTTCTGCGGATTCCCCGTTTCGGCCTTCACTCGACTGGGTATTAAGGCCTCCGAGTGAAAGGCCGGCGCTGGACCGCCCTGCACTTCTGGAGGAACGATGCAGGACGCGGACGAACTGACTCACCTGCTCCACGCCTGGCGCGAGGACATCGACAGCGTGCCTTTCCCTACCTTCGCGGAGCTGCTGATCCCGAAGCAGAAGCAGCGCTCCGCCCCCTCGATGGTGGTCTCGGCATCGGTTCAGGTGACGAAGACCACCGGATGGCGCGATCGCTGACACTCGACTCCGGTCCGGTGTGTGGTTTTCTTCATAAAGCCACGACCCACCGAGCCGACCAGGAGTGACCGCATGAGCAGCAGCCCGGATCCGCGCGACTTCCTCGATCTCGACGCCGAGCTCTCCGCCGAGGACCGGGCCATCCGGGACGCCGTGCGTTCCTACGCGCAGGACCAGCTTCTGCCGAACATCGCGGAGTGGTACGAAACGGGCGCCCTGCCCGCCGCCGAACTCGCCAAGGGGTTCGGGCAGCTCGGGCTGCTCGGCATGCACCTGGAGGGTTACGGCTGCGCCGGGACCAGCGCCGTCGCCTACGGCATCGCCTGCCGTGAGCTGGAGGCCATCGACTCCGGGCTGCGCAGCTTCGTCTCGGTGCAGGGCTCGCTGGCGATGTACGCGATCCACAAGTGGGGCACCGAGGAGCAGAAGCAGGAGTGGCTGCCGCGGATGGCCGCCGGTGAGGCGCTCGGCTGTTTCGGGCTGACCGAGCCGGACGCCGGCAGCGACCCCGGCGCGATGCGGACCCGCGCGGTGCGCGACGGCGCGGACTGGGTGCTGAGCGGCACGAAGATGTGGATCACCAACGGAACCGTCGCCGACGTCGCGGTCGTCTGGGCGCAGACCGACGAGGGCGTGCGCGGCTTCGTCGTCCCCACGAACACGCCGGGTTTCACCGCGAACGAGGTCAAGCACAAGCTGTCGCTGCGGGCCTCGCTGACCGCGGAACTCGTGCTCGACGGCGTCCGCTTGCCGGAATCCGCGGCGTTCCCCGAGGTACGGGGGCTGCGCGGCCCGCTGTCCTGCCTGAACGAGGCGCGCTACGGGATCCTGTTCGGCGTCGTCGGCGCCGCTCGTTCCTGCTACGAGACCGCGCTGGAGTACACGCTGAGCCGGGAACAGTTCGGCAAGCCGCTGGCCGGGTTCCAGCTCACCCAGCGCAAACTCGCCGACCTCGTCGTCGAGGTCAACCGCGCGGGACTGGTCGCGCTGCGGATCGGGCGGCTCAAGGACGCCGGGACGCTGCACCACAACCACGTCAGCTTCGGCAAGCTCGCCAACGTCCGCTCCGCGCTGGAGGTCGCCAGGACCGCGCGCGCCATGCTCGGCGCCAACGGGATCTCGCTGGAGTATCCGGTGATGCGGCATATGTCGAACCTCGAAACCGTGCTGACCTACGAAGGGACCGAAGAGATGCACGCGCTCTCGCTCGGCCAGTCGGTCACCGGGATCGCCGCCTTCCGCTGAGCTGTCCGCCGAAAACTGTCGGTGCGGGCTTTTAGAGTCCGCGCATGATCGATTCCGCCGAGTTCCAGTCCGTCGTCGAGCTGCGCCGGTACACCCTGCACCCCGGCCGCCGGGACGAGCTGATCGAGCTCTTCGAACGCGAGTTCGTGGAGAGCCAGGAAGCCTGCGGCATGCGTCTGTTCGGCCTGTTCCGCGATCCGGCGGAGCCGGACAAGTTCGTGTGGTTGCGTGGTTTCCGGGACATGGGGGCCAGGCGGGCCGCGCTCGAAGCGTTCTACGGCGGGCCCGTGTGGGGCGAACACGGCCCGGCGGCGAACGAGACGATGATCGACGCCTCCGACGTCCTGCTGTTGCGCCCGTCCGGGCCGGGCTTCCCCGCTCCGGACGGCGCCGCGGATTCCGTCGTGCTGGTGACGGTGTGCCATCCGGCCGGCCCCGTCAAGGAGTTCTCCGAGCACTTCGCCGACACCGTCGCCCCTGCTCTGCGGGAAGCCGGCGTGGAGACGTTCGGCCACTTCGAAACCGAGCCCGCGGAGAACACCTTTTCCCGGCTTCCCGTGCGAGAGAACGAGACGGTGTTCGTCTGGTTCTCGAAGGTCACCGCAGAACACCGGGAGCTCCTCGACCGGACGGGTGCCGAGCTCGAAAGCAGGCTCGAACGTCCTTGGCTGCAACGACAGCTGACACCGACCGCGCGGTCAGTCCTGCGCTGAAAGGAGGTCCGCGAGACCGTCCGGATACAGGATCGCCTTGCCGCTCACGACCTCGGCCAGCGGCAGCCAATGCACGCGTGCGCCGTCGTCGAGCACCACGCCGACCTCGTCACGCTCGTAGAACGTCTTGTCGGCCAGGTCGGCGGTGAACAGGAACACGATCTCGTGCCCCGGCCTGCCTTCGAAGGTGAACACGTTTTCCAGCACGGCGATCTGCTCGACCGCGGTCAGCTCCGCCGCGAGTTCCTCCTGGAATTCGCGGTGGAGCGCTTCGACGGCGGTCTCCCCGAACTCGATCCCGCCACCGAGCGGGCGATGGTAGGTCTCCCCCTTGGCGTTGTCACGGCCTTCGAACACGAGAAGGTCTTCACCGCGGCGGATGACCCCGAGCGCGAGCGGGCGGATCTTCGTCATCGCGGTGACGCTAGCGGAGGAATTCCTTGACCGCCAAGGCGATCGAGCCGGCGTCGAGGCCGTGTGCGAGATCGTGGTCGGCCATTTCGCCGTAGATCCGCACTTCGGCGTCGCGCCGGACACCGAGGGAGAGCAGCCGGTGCGGTGTCTCCGACAGCGCGCTTGCCACCGCGTGCGCGGACGTCCCCGCGAGGTAGGGCTCGACCAGCACGACGTCGGTGGCGCCCGCGGCGTCGACGGCCGAACGCAGCCCGGCGGCGTCGAACGGCCGGATCGTCGAGGTGTAGAGCACGGTCACGTCGAGGTCGGCGGTCGCTTCCAGCGTCCGGTCGAGCATCGGCCCGACGGCAACCACGACCCCTCGGCCGCCTTCGCGCAGCGTCTGCAGTCCGGCGCCCAGATGCGCTTTCGCGTTCTCCTGCGCGGAAAGCCGGAGATAGACCCGCCCGTTGCCGGGGATGGACTCCAGCAGCAGCCGTCGCGCTTCTCCGGGGTGACCTGGCACGTGCACGGTCCAGCCGGGCAGCGTGTCGATGAGGGCGACGTCCCCTGGTGCCTGATGTGTCCGCCCGGCGGTCGGCATGTCGTACGACGCGCCGGAAGACACCAGCACGGCGCCGACGTCCTGGTGCCCGAGGTCGAGTTTGACCTGCTCGAACGCCCGCTCCACGAGGAACGACGAGAAGGTGTGGACGATCGGGCGCATCCCGGCCAGCGCCAGCCCGCCCGCGGTGCTCATCATCAGCTGCTCGCGGATACCGACGTTGAGCACCCGGTCCGGATGCTTCCTCGCGGCGAAGGCGAGCTGCGCCGCGGAAATGTCGGCGAGCACGACGGCGACGTTCGGATCGTTGTCGAGTGCCTCGGCGGCGGCGTTGAGGAAGGTTTCACGCATGTCCACGGCTTCAGGCCTTCCGCTCGACGGTCGCGACCACGGCGAGCGGCCGGTCCGGATGGGGTGTGGTGAAGGCTTCGTAGAGCGCCTCGTGATCACGGCCGTCGACGGTGCGGGTGACCCAGCCCTCGACCTCGAACCGGCGCGCGATCCCGCCCGGCCAGCCGTGGGTGGCCGAGGAGTTGTCGACGACGACCGCGGTCAGCTGCGGCATGCCGATCCGGCCCGCGACCGCGATGGCCTCGGAGTTGGAGCCTTCGTCGAGCTCCGCGTCGCCGATGAGGGTGACGACCTTGGCTTCACGGAATCCCTTGGCACGCAGGCCGAACACGGTGCCGATGGCCAGCGGCAGCCCGTGGCCGAGTGACCCGCTGGCGATCTCGGCGCCGGGCAGCCTCGCCCGGTCGGGGTGGTGTCCGAGCCGGGACTCCGCCGACGTCCAATCGGCGAGTTCCTCTTCGTGGATGAAGCCCTTCTTCGTCAGCACGGCGTAGTAGGCCATCGGGCCGTGGCCCTTCGACAGCAGGAAACGGTCGCGGCCGGGGTCGCGGAAGGTCTCCGGAGTGATGTCGAGCACGCGGTCGTAGAGCACCCACAGGACGTCCACAGTGGACTCCGCGGCGGCTTGATGCTTCTCGTCCCCGGTCATCAGCGAGATCAGCCGCGGCAGATCCTCGTAGCCGGTCTTGGTGTCGGTGGTCATGATCCGAGGGTGCAACCTCGACTTAAGTAGAAGTCAAGGCTAGCCTGGCGACGTGACGAGACTGGCTGAACACCTGAGCATCGGACAGGTCGCCGACCGCAGCGGCGTGCCCCATACGGCTTTGCGTTTCTACGAGGACAAAGGGCTGATCAGCTCGGAGCGCTCGGCGGGCAACCAGCGGCGGTATCCGCGTTCGGTGCTGCGCCGGATCGCCTTCATCCGCGCCGCGCAGCGGGTCGGCCTCAGCCTGGACGACATCAGCTCGGCACTGGAGAGCCTGCCGAAGGACCACGCCCCCACGAAGGCCGACTGGGCCCGCCTTTCACGGGGCTGGCAGGACGAGCTCGACGCGCGGATCGACGCGCTGCAGCGCCTGCGCGACAGGCTGACCGGATGCGTCGGCTGCGGTTGCCTGTCCCTGCGCAGCTGCGGGCTCTACAACGCCGACGACCAGATGTCCCGCTTCGGCCCCGGCGCGGGGAAACTGCGCCCGGCCTCCGAGGGCGGCATCTGAATTCCGTTGCCACGCGGGGCCCGGATGTGCGTCACTGGGACGCGAAATGGACAAGAAGAACCTCATCCGAGTCTCGAAACGGCTCTCCCGGCACCTTCGGCACGCACCCGGCGACATCGGCATCACCCTGACCTCCGACGGCTGGGTCGAAGTCGACACGCTCTTGGCCGCCTTGCGGAGCCATGGCTTGCGCATCACCCGCGCCGAGCTCGACGAAGTGGTCGAGGGCAACGACAAGCGGCGCTTCGCCTTCGATGACGACGGGCTGCGGATCCGCGCCAGCCAGGGTCACAGCGTCGACGTCGACCTCGCGCTGCCCGCCGCCACCCCGCCCGGCGTGCTCTATCACGGCACCGTGTCCCGGTTCCTCGGCACGATCTTTCACGAGGGTCTCCGGCCGATGAAGCGGCACGCCGTGCACCTTTCGGCGAACGTCGAGACCGCGCGCACGGTCGGGGGCAGGCGCGGTGTCCCGGTCGTGCTCCTCGTCGACGCGCGGGGAATGACCGCCGCCGGGCACGAGTTCCAGGTGAGCGCGAACGGCGTCTGGCTCACCGCAGCGGTTCCGCCGGAGTTCCTGCGCCGTCTAGACGAGGCCGTTGTTCCGCAGCAATGACAGCGTGTTCACGGTGAACAGCCCGTTCCATTCCAGCGCGGCCGCGGGCGAATAGCTGGTGTAGTCGACCCGCCAGCCACCGTCTTCGTGCTGCCCGCCCGCGACCCGGCGCAGATCCGCTTCGACGACCTCCGGCCGGAAAAGCTTCCGCGCCGGGCCGTCCGGTTCCGGGGCGAAATCGAGCGGGCGCATGGCCTCGCCCTCGATCCCGCCGCCGACGGCGACCACGCCGTCGTCCGGGACGAACCGGCCGAGCCTCTCGACCAGGCGCGCGTCGCCCAGCGCGTCCACCAGCTTCATCGCGAAAGCGAGCACGAGCGCGTGCGGTGCCTCGTCGAGTTTCTCGATCTCGTCGAGGCAGTAGCGCGTGGCGGCCTCCAGCCAAGGATGCGTGGCGACCGCGGGATCGTGCGCCGCGACGCGCTGCGCGGTGACCGCGACGATCGCGGTGATCTGCAGCGAGGAGACCGACGGGTCCGCGGTCGCCCAGAACGGCGCGCTGCCCGCTGGATCCGGCATCGGCAGGGCGAACGGGATCCCGCCGTCGGGCAGGGAGATCGAGGCGAGCCAGTCGCAGAGTTCGGCCGCGCGCGGACTGCTCACCGGGCCGATGTCGGCGAAGACCTCGAAGGCGTGCAGCGCGCCTCCGGGCTGGCTGGTCACGGAGCGACAGTCGGGTTCGAGCCCGTGGCCGTAGCCGCCGTCAGGATTGCGGTACCCCTCCAGCGCGGCGAGCGCCGCCACCGGGTCACCGTCGCGGAAGAGGACCTCGAAACGCCGCCTGTCGAGCAGGCGGGCCTGGGTGGCCATGAACGTGGCCGCTTCGTGGAGATCGATGTTCATGACCACAGCGTCGCGCGGATCGCGGCGCCTGTCTTGAACACATCGGTCACGTGGTGGTGCGGCGGCGCGGGCGGTGGTAGAGCTTGCGGGCGACACTGAGGAGCGTTTCGCGCAGCGTGTCGTCGTCGAGCGAAGCGACCTCGATCGAGCCGCCCGCGACGGCGATCCCCGCGAGCAGCACCTGGGCCGTCACGATCGCGGTGAGATCCGGATCCGGGCCGACCAGGATCTCCAGCAGCCGGTTCTTGAAGCTGTCCGAGCTGTGCACGGACTTCTCGATCGCGCGGGCGATACCGGGGTCGCTGGAGAACAGGGCGACCAGCGAGCGGTGCTGCACCACGAGGTCGACGAAGCCGTCGAGCAGGTGGTCGATCTGCGCGCCGCGGGTGCGCTGCGCGCGGGCGTCGTCGACGATGCCCTCCAGCTCCAGCAGCACGGGCTCGGCGACGGATTCGGTGATCTCCGCCTTCGTCTTGAAGTGGTAGTAGACGGCGGCCTTCGTGACGCCGAGGGCGTCCGCGATCATCTGCAGCGAGGTGCCTTCCACGCCGTGTTCGGTGAACAACCGCAACGCCGTGTTCAGTAGTCGCGTGCGGGTGTCCTCCGCGTGGACGACGTCCATGATCCCTCCTCGTTCAGCCGTCGGAGATTACGTCAAGCGTGCCCGTCGGGCCAAACGAGTACTAGCCGTGCGGCTAGTCACACACTTGCCGATCGGCTTGTAGGCCACTAGCCGATCGGCTAGCTTGGAATGAACCTGATCGAGTGAACGGGAGATGTTTGTGGCCAGCTTCCTGTACCGCCTGGGCCGGTTCTCGTTCCGGCGCCGGGCACTGGTGACGGCGGTGTGGGCCGCTGTCCTGGTGGCCCTCGGCGCGGGTGCGCTGACCCTGTCCGGCCAGCTTTCGAATTCGGTGACCATCCCCGGCACCGAATCGCAGAAGGCGATCGACCAGCTCGCGGACCGGTTCCCGGAGGCCTCCGCCGGCGGCGCGACCGCGCGGGTCGTCATCTCCACGCCCAACGGCCAGGACATCACCGAGGCCCCCGGCCAGGCGACGATCGCGGGCCTCGTCAAGGGACTCGAGAACGCGCCGAAGGTCGCCGGCGTGGTCAACCCGCTGCAGGTGCAGGCGATCTCGCCCGACAGGCACGTCGCGCTGGCGCAGGTCAGCTACCGCGTCCCCGGCTTCGAACTCACCGACGCCGACCGCGACGGCCTGATGGCCGCCGCGGATTCCGCCAAGGCCGCCGGGTACACCGTGGACTTCGGCGGTGACGCCGTCCAGGCGATGCCCGCCACGAACGCCACCGAAGGCCTCGGTGTCGCGGTCGCCGCTGTCGTCCTGATCATCACCTTCGGCTCGCTGCTCGCCGCCGGGATCCCGCTGCTGACCGCGCTCATCGGCGTCGGCATCGGCATGGCTGGCATCACGACGGCGTCCGGTTTCCTCGAACTGAACACGAACACGCCGGTGCTCGCGCTGATGATCGGGCTCGCCGTCGGCATCGACTACGCGCTCTTCATCGTTTCCCGCTATCGGCATGAACTGACGCTCGGCCGCGATCCGGAGGAGGCCGCGGGACGCGCCACCGGCACGGCGGGCTCCGCCGTGGTGTTCGCCGGGCTGACCGTGATCATCGCGCTGGCTGGCCTGACCGTCGTCGGCATCCCGTTCCTCGGCGAGATGGGCATCGCCGCGGCGATCACCGTCGCCATCGCGGTCGTCATCGCGCTCACCCTGCTGCCCGCCATCCTCGGGTTCGCGGGCGGCAAACTGGCCGGTGGCAAGATCCGCTTGCGCCGCAAGGAAAGCGAGACGACGCACGGCGAGCGCTGGGCCCGGTTCGTGGCCCGCCACCGGATCCCGGTGCTGATCGCCGCGATCGCCGGACTCGCGATCGTCGCCGTCCCGGCCGCGAGCATGCAGCTCGGCCTGCCGAACGACAGCACCGCCGCGCCGGACAGCACCCAGCGCAAGGCCTACGACACCGTCGCGCGCAGCTTCGGTGAAGGCGCCAACGGTCCGCTGGTGATCGTCGTCGACCTCAACGGCAGCACCGACCGGCAGGCCGCGCTCCAGCAGGCGGCCGCGGGGATCGGCGGGCTCCCCGAGCGCCCGATCGTCACGCCGCCGAAGACCAACCGCGACGGTGACCTGGCGCTGCTGACCGTCATCCCGAAGAGCGGTCCGAGCAGCACCGCGACCGAAGACCTCGTCAGCGACATCCGCGGCCTGAACGCGGGTCTGGGTTCGGCCACCGGCGCGTCCTTGGCGGTGACCGGGCAGACCGCGGCCAACATCGACGTCTCGGAGAAACTCGCCGACGCGATGCTGCCCTATCTCGCGCTGATCGTCGGGCTCGCGTTCCTGTTGCTGATGCTGGTGTTCCGCTCGGTCGTGGTGCCGCTGAAGGCGACGCTGGGCTTCCTCGGCTCCGTGGTCGCGACG
This window encodes:
- a CDS encoding ABC transporter permease — encoded protein: MNPALTLATARRILLQLRHDPRTVAMLIIVPSLLMVLLRFVFNSEAVFSRIAPALLGVFPFLIMFLITSITTLRERTTATLERLMTLPIGRLDLLFGYAIAFGSIAIVQVGVAAGISLAWLGLDIAGSIGMLLLIAVLDALLGMALGLFVSAFARTEFQAVQFMPLFVLPQILLCGLFVPRGEMGWLLNRLSDVMPLSYAVEALTRVTTSGTVDATLIRNLLVVGACALAALVLGAATLRRRTP
- a CDS encoding PPOX class F420-dependent oxidoreductase is translated as MGSEFERIAAEKYVVLTTFRKDGTPVPTPVWAAGDGGELVLWSERKAGKVKRIRNSGRVEVQGCDLRGKKTHGDVVAGEARLLDLDGTERVRKVIARKYGITGRVTMFFSKLRGPQDRTVGIAIKLAE
- a CDS encoding transposase, coding for MSRRSKYPEQFRRDAIELVNTSDRPLRQIARELGVNHETLRSWVNAAKQAAEAGPAEDPAVTDEVQRLRKQVAELQKEKEILRKAAAYFAKEMDR
- a CDS encoding IS3 family transposase yields the protein MIYRYRFISEHRAEFGVKRLCQVLGLRRQGFHEWAAAEAVREAAAEQERELIAVIASIHAQHRGAYGQPRITAELRRRGHVVNHKRVERLMREQGLTGITRRKRRSLTRPAAAAVTAVADVIRRDFTAREPGQRFVGDITYLPTFQGWLYLATVIDLHNREVVGHAMGDHLRADLVCDAITLAGARGLIGPGAVFHSDRGVQYTSGQFRAALTEHRIRPSIGRTGSCYDNAVAEAFFATLKTEIGTTIWRTRDQARHDLYRYLHYYNHNRLHSTLNHRTPHETRTSYHQQQAA
- a CDS encoding DUF1330 domain-containing protein, producing the protein MNAYGIAHLRPTAAPTEEVLEYLERIQATLDPYGGKFLVHGTEVEVLEGEWPGALVMIGFPSMAVAREWYASPAYREILHLRADHIPGDLILVEGCGPDHDSAAMAAELRALRAS
- the priA gene encoding bifunctional 1-(5-phosphoribosyl)-5-((5-phosphoribosylamino)methylideneamino)imidazole-4-carboxamide isomerase/phosphoribosylanthranilate isomerase PriA, which translates into the protein MTFTLLPAVDVADGQAVRLVQGEAGTETSYGSPLEAALAWQRDGAEWIHLVDLDAAFGKGSNRELLAEVVAKLDVQVELSGGIRDDASLEAALATGARRVNLGTAALEDPEWTAKVVSSYGDRVAIGLDVRITEAGHRLSARGWTQDGGDLWEVLDRLDRDGAQRYVVTDVSKDGTLQGPNIDLLREVAARTDAPVIASGGVSSVDDLRAMAALARDGVEGSIVGKALYAGAFTLPEALAAVAEF
- the hisH gene encoding imidazole glycerol phosphate synthase subunit HisH, whose protein sequence is MVILDYGSGNLRSAERAVERAGANVEVTADPHAALEADGLVVPGVGAFSACMEGLRSVSGEKIIGKRLAGGRPVLGICVGMQILFERGVEHGVEAEGAGEWPGTVDRLEADVLPHMGWNTVRAPEDSLLFAGLDADTRFYFVHSYAARTWELDSGLAGQQPKVTWANHGQDFVAAVENGPLWATQFHPEKSGDAGAHLLRNWLETLA
- a CDS encoding acyl-CoA dehydrogenase family protein — encoded protein: MSSSPDPRDFLDLDAELSAEDRAIRDAVRSYAQDQLLPNIAEWYETGALPAAELAKGFGQLGLLGMHLEGYGCAGTSAVAYGIACRELEAIDSGLRSFVSVQGSLAMYAIHKWGTEEQKQEWLPRMAAGEALGCFGLTEPDAGSDPGAMRTRAVRDGADWVLSGTKMWITNGTVADVAVVWAQTDEGVRGFVVPTNTPGFTANEVKHKLSLRASLTAELVLDGVRLPESAAFPEVRGLRGPLSCLNEARYGILFGVVGAARSCYETALEYTLSREQFGKPLAGFQLTQRKLADLVVEVNRAGLVALRIGRLKDAGTLHHNHVSFGKLANVRSALEVARTARAMLGANGISLEYPVMRHMSNLETVLTYEGTEEMHALSLGQSVTGIAAFR
- a CDS encoding NIPSNAP family protein — its product is MIDSAEFQSVVELRRYTLHPGRRDELIELFEREFVESQEACGMRLFGLFRDPAEPDKFVWLRGFRDMGARRAALEAFYGGPVWGEHGPAANETMIDASDVLLLRPSGPGFPAPDGAADSVVLVTVCHPAGPVKEFSEHFADTVAPALREAGVETFGHFETEPAENTFSRLPVRENETVFVWFSKVTAEHRELLDRTGAELESRLERPWLQRQLTPTARSVLR